The sequence TTTCAAGGTGGATATGGTAATGAAAAGGAGTATACAGCTGGTAAAAAATAAACTATGTAGAATTTGTGCCATACTGCCTTCATTCCCGTATGGACAACACAAAATCCTGTATTTCATTAAATTACATTTATGGTGATATGTTTACCTAATCACAATTTTCAGTTGCTTTGTGTATCAATGAATTGTTTGgtatcacataaaatatttttaaaatcaattttaaacaaaaaaatcaatgtctCTTGAAAGACTCAAGAGACTATCTTCTCCCAAGGGAAGGAATGCAAGAATTTGGCTGGTGTTAAATCACTTCCTGAGATAAGCCACAAATTaagactgattttctttttcatcaaaccaaaacaaaacaaaaatgaaccttGGAATTGTCCCTCTAAGTCTTTTTAAACTGACCTCTTTTCACTGTGTGAAAACAATTTGGTCTATTATTGGCACAACTGTGTTGAAAAGTAAATTCTCTCTGAAGACCAAAGTGTACAGTTACAGCTATACAGGCAATTCAGGAAAAGGTTAAAAGAATGTTTCTGAAATATCCAAACATTGATTTCACTTTGGCCTGTGTAGTTACCCATGAAGTGAGTGGATTAAAatctttcaacaaacattttactcatttttcctcACATAACTCAAgataatttcttaacaaaataagtgaaatattttcttcctctctttctactCATTTATCATTGcctaaaagagagaaatgaattcATTATGAATGGCAATTATAGCTGAATCAAGGACTCAAagattctttttccttctttccaggaTGAACGCCAGGATAAAATCGACCCCTCTTTCCAGCCACAGCCTCTGATCTATCCATTCGTTGAGCCTATCCCCTATGGTTTTCTTCCACAAAACATTCTGCCTCTTGCTCAGCCTGCTGTGGTGCTGCCTGTCCCTCAGCCTGAAATAATGGAAGTCCCTAAAGCTAAAGACACTATTTACACTAAAGGCAGAGTGATGCCCATCCATAAATCTCCAATGATGCCCTTTTTTGAGCCTCAAATCCCAAAACTCCCTGATCTTGAAAATCTGCATCTTCCTCTGCCTCTGCTCCAGCCCTTGATGCACCAGGTCCCTCAGCCTATTCCTCAGACTCTTGCGCTTCCCCCTCAGCCCCTGTGGTCTGTTCCTCAGCCCAAAGTCCTGCCTATCCCCCAGCAAGTGGTGCCCTACCCTCAGAGAGCTGTGCCTGTTCAAGCCCTTCTGCTCAGCCAAGAACTTCTACTTGATCCCACCCGCCAGATCTACCCTGTGACTCAGCCACTTGCCCCAGTTCATAACCCCATTAGGGTAAGTACAAATTTACTGACTTTGCTGTTTCATTCAAAATGTGTATGGGATGgtagaataaaagaataaatgtagagtaaatgaaaataataaagcagtTTAGATAAGTGATTCTTAATGCTTACCTATACAATAGAATCATCTGGAGAACTTTTCCCCACAAATCCCAATGCCTATGCCTACCCAGAGATTCTAATATAATTATTCTCGTTCTTTGTGTAGAGGAAACTGAGTGCTGAGAAAAAAGCTATTGCATgaattctgatttaattagtcTGTTGAGAATTCTGATTTAGATAAAGTAATTAAAGCTTACAAAAGCCAGAATTAAATTTAATAGTATGCTTGAATTTGGAATAAAAGAGCTAAAAAATGTTCCATCATTTTCCTTGTGCACATCTATTTTACACAAGCCTTAGTTCACATCTTGTTTTTGCTGTAAGTATATATGAAGGCAAAAGATTGAGATGCTTATTTCACTACTTATGACATTCTTAAGGCAAGTTTTCCTACTAAGAGgctaattaattatttatttatttgtatttgtttatttttaaggtcTAAGAggatttcaaaattaattttcccTTCTCATTTTTGGTAAGTTTTGGGAGTTTGGAGATAAAATTGATCATTTTTATACATGATGTCTTTCCACATTTAATTCTAGAGAagaccaatatagtgaaaattTCATACATataagaacttttttttattaattatcaACTCAATGGTTGACTATCATTTACTGACCTGAAACTATCTATCTTTTGCATTtcaaataactttaattttatttatgtactaTTGACAGATTTGACTGACTTGCTTTCAAGGGCCCATATACTTACCTTTGATTATCACTATTTttaggaaaaacagaatatcttttttattttacttttatggaAATACATTTGAGCCTTTGTCAAAAGcctgtttgcatttttatttccaaCCTACCCttcataaaatttgtatttactttacttaaaattatcttttaattcatGAGTTCAAATTACTCCAAATGTAAACGTTAAAAAGAGGAGAGAATAGTATTGCAATTCTAAGATGTAAAGCCTTTTGTGATTATGAAAGACTAGACATTTCACCGAAGCAATTTCAAGTTCGCTAATATTTGGTTATATGCAAACTTTATATGCTTCCAAGCCACAACAGAATGCGTTTGCAATACAATTTATTGTGTGAATTAGTCACACCAAAGTTAGAAGTGAAGAGAGGTGAATATTTACATGTTATAACATAACTAATTGTATATTTGCTCTCTATTCCACAGAATTGATTGAGACTGGAAATATGATGCCTTTTTCACCTTTGTATCATGTTATCCCTAATTAAGTATGTTTGAATGAGTTTATATGGAAAAAaactttattcctttatttattttatatattatatgtcattcatttaatttgaaatttgaCTCATGAACtatttacattttccaaattttaattcAACTAGTACCACAGAAGTTCAATATTCATTCGGAAATGCTACAAACAtatcaaacatatatatacaaattgtTTCTGGAATTGtgcttattattatttcttgaagAATCTATTTCCTTTCCAGTCATTTCAATAAATTATCCTTAAGCATATTtaagttgttctttttttcaaaCCTAATCGACCTCATTAAAGTTACCTATGATTTATTATTGATGTTCAAAATAATCCTGGAAGAATGCATCGAGATTGAATAGAATGTTTTGAGTTGAATATTAAAAGATATCAAACagtggaggaaaagaaaggatgcTTTTATACTCCACTTGCTATAGAAAGTTTTGGTTTATGCCTATTTTCCCAGTGTCATTATTATAGCTACACCTTTCACTTTCAAAATGATCCAGCATTGGATGCTAAATTTTGTGGTGACCCGgggaaaaagttttaaatgtgaaACCTGAAGCACAACTTGCCACAGGGTAGCTACGTGATGCTGTAAGAGCTTTAATTCCCACATGGATAAAATATTGCAAAGAATTTTACTGAAGGTTTGATCACATATTAGTAACATGATTAGTGTACTGTATAGTACGTGATAGATGATCCCTATTGCTCCACATTGCTGACATTGCTTACACCACAGCACCAAAGCATTCTAACAAATCAAAATGAACTgggttaatatggtgaaactctgacaGCCATTAATTCTAACTGTGAAGTAGTTGTTTATTGTgattaattttctctctttctatacCAACTCCTCCACTTGTACATTCAATTATATCTTCCTGAGTTTATGTAGTGACTCATGTCTAGCAATTATCCCATCTTTCTTATATTTCCAGTATTTCCCTGTCCCTTGTTATAGCATAAGCATCATGGAAGACCTTATACTATAGTATCTCCCATCATTAAAGAACAAACTTGCATCCTTAACACTACCTCCAAACCTCTCCCAATTATTTGGATTACTTTATATCAGTTGTCATGCAAAAGTATCCATTGGGCTGTTTCCATATCTCATATCTTATTCTATTACTAACCCACTCCAATCAAATTTTTGTCCCCCACTGAAACCACTTCTTTTCCAGGTTATCAATAATTTTCATATTGCTAATTTGTGTTCAGTTTACCCAGCCTCTCAGTgttatttggtagaatttgtcaTCTTTACTTCCTTGAAACATCATTCTTCTCTTCATTGGAAATCCTTAACCTAATAAACCCttggtttcttcttttattcaagAGACACTTCTCAGTCTCCCttcttctattttctccttttccaaatCCTTAAGGGTTGGAGTTCCCTAGAGATTAGCCTTACCCTGGCTGATCCTGTTCAGTTCCCTGGCTTTAAGTACATTCTTATGCTAATAGCTTCCAAATCTCTATCTCCAAACGTCTTTGTTTTGTAACTCAAAACTTATACACTCAACTGCCTTCTTGATCTCCACATCTAAGTATCTAATTAAAATCTCATACCTGGCATGACCTAGCATAGCTCTTAATCTGAATCCAGTCCCCAACATGATCTTTAATCAATCTTCTCCACATCAATACATAGCTCTACACTCTCCTCTGTCGTCAAAACTAAAAGCTTAACAGTCACTAttgatttattcttttatctttgttctaGGTTGGATAGTGCCCCACAAAATGCCATGTCTTTCTGGAAGCtcattatttggaaataggttAGCTTCaaatataattagttaagatgaggtcatactggagtgaTATGGGCCCTTAATCCTGTATAACTGTTactcttataagaagagacacagacagaAACAGGGGAGAATGTAATGTGACAACAGAAGCACAGATCAGAGTGATGCATCTACAGATCAATAAATACCCAAGATTTCTGGCAGCACCAGAAGTTAAAAGAAAGGCATGAGACTGATTGTTCACTAGATTATTCAGAGATCATGGACCTATCAACACTTTATTTTgaacttctagcttccagaattgtaagaaaacaaatagcagttgttttaagccacttggcttatgatattttattaaagCAGCACTAGGAAATTAATACACATTTCACATCCATTTATTAATGAGTATAGAAATTTCAACCTAGGAAATATACGTTGAATTTCTCCAATGCTCAGTAGCTCCACTATTAATAGTTTATATTGATTCATCATCATAATCTCTTACTGAAATACTATAATGGCCTCCAAAATGACTTCCCAGTTGTCCCTTCTGCAGGTGTTTCTCACTAAGCAACCAGAATTATCTTTTATGAGCGTAGGTTTTCTCAAATCTATGTAGTATgtcatacaaaataaaaagatgaaatcagtcattcattcaaaaccttttttggggggaggatGTTCTTTTCAGAAAATATAGACTAGATTATTTAAACCAGTTTTATGGtgaacaaaactagaaaatacagattaaatacttgaaaaatgtcttttgaaaACACTAGGGAGCTAGCAAGTTAAAAAGCATTTGTAAGACTGGGAAGAAACTATGCCCTAAAGACAAGTCCACCATGGGTGCCTTTGTTAAATGCTAGGCATTTTTCAATAACAAGAGCACAAACTAAGAGCCTGAGAAGCTGACCCACAGACTCAGGATATGAAAATTGGGCTTGAGACCTGTCAAGGATGACGGATACTAGAAAACTTCCCAAGATATTTGTTGAGTTGATGAAAAAATATACTTCACCAGTAAAATTGAACTGAGAATAGACAAACCTCACTGAAACTCAGCTTTGAATAATATCAATCCCTGACCGGGTAAACTGAGTAGATTAAGCTGCCAACCGGATATGCCTATGGAGAAATTAAGTGTTGATGCCTTCATCATAGGATACACAAAAATCAACGCAAGATGGACAACAGATCTAAGTGTGAATGGTGAAACAATAAAACTTCCAAGAGATAACAGAAAATATCTTTAGTATTTtggattcagaaaatatttattaacaataACAAAGAGCACAGTAATACcataaattattgaaaatttgACTTCATTAAAGAAGTGATCATCACAGGAAACCATTCAGAGAATTAAAAGGCAAGCCAGAGTTAAGGGTATATTAGCAAAAACTATAACTGcttgtttctaaaatatataaagaacttcaaGTCAGTAAGAAAGACAACCAATAAAATAATCTGTAGGTTCATACGACAGTATGAACTAGTCATGCAGCCATATTCTAGCTACATGACCAGTcttatattttaatgaatgtaaaatatacatCTGCATACCATGTGACTAGTGGTTCTACTTTTTTCAGGTATATAATGAGAAAGACAAAGTTTATTCAATGACATTTATTAAAGCATGGTAAGGAAGACTTTCTTCATAACTATTGAGATAGGTACAGGGATCACTACAATGAGATTTTACATTAGGAAAGACAAATTGGGCTCAACTCCAAATACAGCATGCGCAAATAGGAATTTATAGCCAAGAAGCAGAGTGATGGTCAGTGAATGAAAAATTGCTAAGAGGAAACAACAGAGGTCATGGGGATTCTGGTTAGGCTGacttaacaggattcttgctgagaACAGGCCCATATGACATTACCTGGGAAATTGTGGGGAATGAGAAACCACATCAGATATTGAAGAGAATCACATATCAAGCATGGAGGATTATTGCTAAGCAGACTCAGCAAAGTTCTTTGCTTAAACTAGATTTTACAAGGAAGTACACAGATGGGCCTAGAAGTTTTAGGAGCCTGAGTAATGTTGGGTCAAGTAAAAAAATCCTTGTCAGTGCTGGCTTCATCTACAATTCTCAATCTACCACTGGAGGTCGTTCAAATCACCTCAGTGCCAGGAAGCTCAACACTGCTTTTGATCAGGGTTTCTTGTAATGGGTTAGTCATGCAAGCATATTCTAGATGCATGAATAACATAAACCATGGAAAACCACACTCActggatcacttgaacttaggcgtttgagactagcttgggcaacatgctgagaccctgtatctacaaaacctacaaatattagccaggtatggtggcacacatctatagtcccagctacttgggagactgaggtgggaacgTCGCTGGAGTCTGGGGAGCGAATGTTGTGGTCAgtcaagatcacatcactgcacttcagcctgggcgacaaagaacttctctcaaaaaagagagagagaaaaaaaaaaaggtgggggaggggcgggactgtgtgcacacacacacagaggaaagatggCCTCAGAAGATCGAGGCAGAGGTTGGATGATGCAGCTACGAAATACAGCTACAAGTTTAAGGATGCCGATGACTGCTAGCAACTACCAGAAGAAGGGCTCTTCCCTAAAGCCTTCAAAGGGAGCATGATCTTGTCAACACACTGATTTTAGGCTTCTACCTTCCCAAACTGTGAGAGAATGAATTTATGCTTTTTTCTTGAACAGTTAGTTTAtggcactttgttacagcagtccttGGAAACTAATAAAAGAAGGCATCAAGATTTTGGTTAGATTTTGTTAAAAAACTGGTTGAAATCTTGGCtcaaattatttaacaaatgaaGAACCAGAAAATCTTAGCTTTACTGAAATTATTGGAAGCAACTTTTGCAAATGGGAAGACATTGAAATATATTCTTcaagagagaaatttttaaaataataaaagctcaaATAATGTACCAAATTTAATATGAAATTTTACAATTTCAATTTGGTGTATTTTAACATGAAGAATAAAGAGTTTAATGATTCTCAGCTAAATAAGTAAGCCTATAATTCAGGCCCGGGGTTATCATGCAACCACAGTCCCTTATCCAAAGGAAGAGGCCCTTCCTACCAGCAGAACCAACTAGCATTGCTCTACTGATGTATGAACACTCAGAGAAGCTGCAATGTGATCACTTCCATTGGGTTTACGTTCTGAATAACTGTCAGGTCTCAAGATCTGGGCAAGCCATCTTTTCAATCACATGAACATAGCCTGCAAATTAAGTCAGTACGGAAAAGAATAATAATGAGAGATGGACAAAAGAGTTAATGCCCACCTTCAAGCTCTTAAATACAACTGTATTTCACTCTTGTAATTTGttatgacataattttaaaaattcctttcttgtttttgtcaatttgAGAGAAAGTTTATTTCTGTCACTTGGTACTATGAGAGCCCTTACAAAATCAAATCCAATTCATGTATGCCATGTTTCTATGCTAATAGATCTTTCACTACTTATAGCTACAGAACTTAAATTTTTGACAAAAATCTGAGACCAAGATTTTGAATTACACAATTTATGTTATAGTCAGTTTGCACTGCCATGACAAAATAGCATAataaactggatggcttaaacaagagaaatttgtTTCTGATAGTTCTGGAagttggaaagtccaagatcagggcactggtagattcagtatctggtgagAGTCGTTTTCCTGGTGTGCAGACAGTTGCCTTCTCGATGAATCCTCacaaagcagagagaaagagatcatCTCTGTGGTGTctcttataaaggcactaattccattcagaggtgcttcaccctcatgacctaattaacTCTCCGAAGCTTTTCCTCTagatacagtcacattggggattaggtctTAAACATACGAATGtagaggggacacaaacattcagtaaTAATGATTAAAATAACAGGAATTCAAAAACTTGGTAGGTCTTGTGAAAATTAGGAAAGTAGAACCCCAATTTCTAAGTATAATATATTGAAATAGATGGAAAAATTAGTGAACCCATCACTccaaaatgtttctaaaattctTCACACTGCACCTGTTTTACatgatgaaataataaattttttgtttatcttcatTAATGGTTACCTTAATTTCCCATTCTTTCTTGTTGCTTCACCATGACAAAGATTCAAGTTTAATGTCAACTGGAAATACAAATtacaaccaaccaaccaagcaAACAGAAACCTAGAAAAGGCTTCCTTTAATGTATAGCAGAGTATATGACTGGTATCTTAGGATCCGAATATGGTCAGTGAACTTTGGTTCGTTGGGGAGAACAGGACTGCACattgtatattaaaaatactgaCATTAAAATCAGGAGATTTtacacatgaatttttttttctataagtcCTAATATCAGGTCACACTTGGATTTTTGTATACATGAATGTCAACAATGGATTTGAAAGTACAGTGGAAGGGGGAGTCATGCAATCTTCAGTTCATGTTTTTTTCGCACCCATTATCTTACTCGTGTGAAATGAGGCAGCACAAAATAGTTTTTAGCCATAGTGAAAACAGAAACTTTCAGAAACATCTATAGATAGATATTTTAATTCTAATTATACATCCACTTGTTTACAGACAAAGCATAGATGACTATCATTTCACCTATTCACcctgaataaatattaaaaggtattttttaagTACTTTTATTTTCTACCCAAGTGTAGTTGACTAAAAACTCTAGTGAGAGGCACGGAGAAATTGAAATTGCCTTTTTGAGCTAGGGAAAGTGGAAACAGCTAAGCTTGGTTTCAAAGTAAGATGGTAACAGGTAAACTTCTAAACCAAAGTGGTAGCTAAAATTTTAgagataaataattatttcatgagAAATGGTTAAACCAGAAGTGATTTCTGTTTGAGACTAATGATCATATCTCCAGGCAGAAAATTAATGACAGTAACACTGGAGtgatttttgatttaaaaatataaatatatttatgactGGTGAACACAATTCTGGTTCAagctatataaaaattaatgagcCTTCTTACCTCCCAATTTCTAAATAAGAAGAAGTTTATGAATTCATATTCCctgaatgaagagaaaaatcaaagatctATAGGATGGGTCCTATTATAACATCTTGTATCTAATCCTGGTTCTTACCCCATGAGTCTATAAGTTTTGGATATTTACTTGAAGAAAGGGAACTAACTGATCTTCTTACAGATATTTGAATCCATGCTCTTACCACAAATTCCTTGGAATGAATAATGTCTCCATGATCTGGTGTTCGTGTGGGGATTTCTTTGAGCCTAGTAATAGACGGTGTTGCCAACAGAGTTTGCCTCCTTTTTAGCCTAATGACAGACTAAGCCATTCATGGTAAGTTCCCAGTTTAGAgactatagtttatttttatttttattgattgattgagacagaatattcagaacactgttttatgtatgtgtgtgtgtgtgtgtgtgtgtgtgtgtgtggataaaACACCCGATATTTTATGACTTAAAAATCTGAAGAAACCAATTTTTggtgctgcccagactggagtgtaatggcatgatttTAGCTTCCTGAAAACTGtgtctcctgggttgaagcgattctccttcctcactcTCCCAACtacctggtattacaggcacctaccaccacgcccagctaatttttgtatttttagtagagacgggatttcccatcttagccaggctggtctcgaactcctgacctcagataatcaatcagcctgcctcggcctcccaaactgctgagattacgtGAGCTACTGGGCCCGGCCCTAGTATATAGTTTAAATACGTATAAACTGAACTAATCCCCATATTGCCTCCCTGCTGTATGCAGTAAGGAGGTCAACAAAGACTGACTAGAAATCATTATCATGTCTTTTTCTATagtaaaagaataaatcaaaagcAGTATTGCCTCTATAGGGAAAATGCCATGAATATTAAAGACTAAAATAATACAAGTGTGGTGAatcatattataatattattctGTTCTCTTATTTGGCCTTTgcagatatatattttatgaagatGTGGGAGCCTGCCTTCTCCATTAATTTCCTGCAGGCCCAGTAGTCTCAGTATTTTGACAGGCTTTCTCTAGATCAGAAAACAAGTTGTTTCTCCTTGTACTTCCTAACATAGAGAGAAGGCAGGGGACCCAATGCTAAATTGGTTTCTTCAGATTTTTAAGTCATAAAATATTGGgtgttttatatacacacatacacataaaacaGTGTTCTGAATATTCTATCCATACATATAGAATAcattatcattttacattctttctATATATGTAGTAGAATACTAAAGTATGTAAATTTGGTAGAATACTGAGCATCTGGTGTCTATCTAGATGGTCTAGGCCATGGGGTGAGAAGCTTTTTCACTTGTGTGTTATGATCTGGTGGATCCAATGGGTCATTAAAGGATCATGGCAGATTGGTTGGTGTGGGGAGTTTGGAGTAAACCTTACCAGGTAAATCTCACCTGGGGCTTTGAAAATATTGGAACaagtaactatttttatttagagaaatAGCTACTACTTCAGCTCTGAAGGACACCAGGTTACTGTGTTCCTGAGTTGATCTTTTAATGACTATTATCTATTTCTCTAGCCATAAACTTATGTATAACCAACTGGATTGGACTCAAACAGGTCCAGATGGCATAAGTAAACTGT is a genomic window of Macaca mulatta isolate MMU2019108-1 chromosome 5, T2T-MMU8v2.0, whole genome shotgun sequence containing:
- the CSN2 gene encoding beta-casein, with product MKVIILACLVALALAREKEQSSASFETVENLSSSEESITQYKQTVEKVKHEDQQQREDERQDKIDPSFQPQPLIYPFVEPIPYGFLPQNILPLAQPAVVLPVPQPEIMEVPKAKDTIYTKGRVMPIHKSPMMPFFEPQIPKLPDLENLHLPLPLLQPLMHQVPQPIPQTLALPPQPLWSVPQPKVLPIPQQVVPYPQRAVPVQALLLSQELLLDPTRQIYPVTQPLAPVHNPIRV